One genomic region from Caloenas nicobarica isolate bCalNic1 chromosome 22, bCalNic1.hap1, whole genome shotgun sequence encodes:
- the CCNL2 gene encoding cyclin-L2 isoform X1, which yields MAAGPGSAAAVAAVAAGSGPAGPQAGGATAAGSGAAGSGAPVPGPGAVLIGDRLYSGVLITLENCLLPEHTLRFTPSMSSGLDPDTETELRVTGCELIQAAGILLRLPQVAMATGQVLFQRFFYTKSFVKHSMEHVSMACVHLASKIEEAPRRIRDVINVFHRLRHLREKKKPVPLILDQEYVNLKNQIIKAERRVLKELGFCVHVKHPHKIIVMYLQVLECERNQHLVQTSWNYMNDSLRTDVFVRFQPESIACACIYLAARTLEIPLPNRPHWFLLFGTTEEEIQEICLKILQLYTRKKVDLSDLESKIEKKKLAIEEAKAQAKGLVPEGAPSLDNTSGFSPIPKNESPKEVKGNKPSPLPVQAMKNAKRKTEGAKRTSSNSPVNGVQKGRESRSRSGSRDQSYSRSPSRSASPKHRKSESYSTSSGSKSHSRSRSRSDSPPRQFNHGSSYKASKVRSYKKSKDYKYSTHKPRKSRSRSSSRSRSRSRERSDHSGKYKKKSHYYRNHRHERSRSYERAGHRYDREHPGHSRHRR from the exons atggcggcggggccgggcagcgcggcggccgtggcggcggtggcggcggggagcggcccgGCGGGGCCTCAGGCCGGCGGAGCCACGGCGGCGGGATccggcgcggcggggagcggggcgccAGTGCCGGGCCCTGGGGCGGTGCTGATCGGCGACCGGCTGTACTCGGGGGTGCTGATCACGCTGGAGAACTGTCTCCTGCCCGAGCACACGCTGCGCTTCACCCCGTCCATGAGCAGCGGCCTCGACCCGGACACCGAGACTGAGCTGCGCGTCACCGGCTGCGAGCTCATCCAGGCGGCCGGGATCCTGCTGCGGCTCCCGCAG GTGGCGATGGCTACGGGACAGGTGCTATTTCAGCGTTTTTTCTATACCAAGTCTTTTGTGAAGCATTCCATGGAG CACGTGTCGATGGCCTGTGTTCACCTGGCATCCAAGATTGAAGAAGCACCGAGGCGCATAAGGGATGTAATTAACGTGTTCCATCGCCTTAGGCATCTACGGGAAAAAAA GAAACCTGTGCCTCTCATACTGGATCAAGAATATGTGAACTTGAAGAATCAAATTATTAAGGCAGAAAGAAGAGTGTTAAAGGAGTTGGGATTCTGTGTCCATGTAAAGCACCCTCATAAG ATAATCGTTATGTACCTTCAGGTATTAGAATGTGAACGTAACCAACACCTGGTCCAGACGTCATG GAACTACATGAACGACAGCCTGAGGACAGATGTCTTTGTGAGGTTCCAGCCAGAAAGCATTGCCTGTGCATGTATTTACCTCGCAGCGAGGACGCTGGAG ATTCCACTTCCTAATCGTCCACACTGGTTTTTACTCTTTGGAACAACAGAGGAAGAGATTCAAGAAATCTGCTTAAAAATTTTGCAACTCTACACTCGGAAaaag GTTGATTTATCTGATCTGGaaagtaaaatagaaaagaagaaactcgCTATCGAAGAGGCAAAAGCGCAAGCTAAAGGTCTGGTACCTGAGGGAGCCCCAAGTTTGGATAACACATCAGGATTTTCCCCTATCCCAAAAAATG AGTCTCCAAAAGAGGTTAAAGGAAATAAACCTTCACCGCTACCTGTTCAGGCGATGAAgaatgcaaaaaggaaaacagaaggagCAAAAAGAACGAGTTCAAATAGCCCAGTAAACGG AGttcagaaaggaagagaaagcagaagtcGAAGTGGAAGCAGAGATCAGAGTTACTCAAGATCTCCATCCAGATCCGCATCCCCCAAGCACAG GAAGAGTGAAAGTTACTCCACATCAAGCGGCTCCAAATCCCACAGCCGCTCCAGGAGCCGCAGCGACTCTCCTCCAAGACAGTTTAACCACGGTTCCAGCTACAAAGCTTCCAAGGTGAGAAGTTACAAGAAATCGAAAGACTACAAATACTCGACACACAAGCCGCGGAAATCCCGCAGCAGGAGCTCCTCACGTTCCAGGAGCCGATCCCGGGAGCGCTCCGACCACTCGGGGAAGTACAAGAAGAAGAGTCACTACTACAGAAATCACCGGCACGAGCGATCGCGGTCCTACGAGCGAGCGGGTCATCGCTACGACCGAGAGCACCCTGGCCACAGCAGGCACAGGCGATGA
- the CCNL2 gene encoding cyclin-L2 isoform X2, protein MYLQVLECERNQHLVQTSWNYMNDSLRTDVFVRFQPESIACACIYLAARTLEIPLPNRPHWFLLFGTTEEEIQEICLKILQLYTRKKVDLSDLESKIEKKKLAIEEAKAQAKGLVPEGAPSLDNTSGFSPIPKNESPKEVKGNKPSPLPVQAMKNAKRKTEGAKRTSSNSPVNGVQKGRESRSRSGSRDQSYSRSPSRSASPKHRKSESYSTSSGSKSHSRSRSRSDSPPRQFNHGSSYKASKVRSYKKSKDYKYSTHKPRKSRSRSSSRSRSRSRERSDHSGKYKKKSHYYRNHRHERSRSYERAGHRYDREHPGHSRHRR, encoded by the exons ATGTACCTTCAGGTATTAGAATGTGAACGTAACCAACACCTGGTCCAGACGTCATG GAACTACATGAACGACAGCCTGAGGACAGATGTCTTTGTGAGGTTCCAGCCAGAAAGCATTGCCTGTGCATGTATTTACCTCGCAGCGAGGACGCTGGAG ATTCCACTTCCTAATCGTCCACACTGGTTTTTACTCTTTGGAACAACAGAGGAAGAGATTCAAGAAATCTGCTTAAAAATTTTGCAACTCTACACTCGGAAaaag GTTGATTTATCTGATCTGGaaagtaaaatagaaaagaagaaactcgCTATCGAAGAGGCAAAAGCGCAAGCTAAAGGTCTGGTACCTGAGGGAGCCCCAAGTTTGGATAACACATCAGGATTTTCCCCTATCCCAAAAAATG AGTCTCCAAAAGAGGTTAAAGGAAATAAACCTTCACCGCTACCTGTTCAGGCGATGAAgaatgcaaaaaggaaaacagaaggagCAAAAAGAACGAGTTCAAATAGCCCAGTAAACGG AGttcagaaaggaagagaaagcagaagtcGAAGTGGAAGCAGAGATCAGAGTTACTCAAGATCTCCATCCAGATCCGCATCCCCCAAGCACAG GAAGAGTGAAAGTTACTCCACATCAAGCGGCTCCAAATCCCACAGCCGCTCCAGGAGCCGCAGCGACTCTCCTCCAAGACAGTTTAACCACGGTTCCAGCTACAAAGCTTCCAAGGTGAGAAGTTACAAGAAATCGAAAGACTACAAATACTCGACACACAAGCCGCGGAAATCCCGCAGCAGGAGCTCCTCACGTTCCAGGAGCCGATCCCGGGAGCGCTCCGACCACTCGGGGAAGTACAAGAAGAAGAGTCACTACTACAGAAATCACCGGCACGAGCGATCGCGGTCCTACGAGCGAGCGGGTCATCGCTACGACCGAGAGCACCCTGGCCACAGCAGGCACAGGCGATGA
- the CCNL2 gene encoding cyclin-L2 isoform X3, with translation MNDSLRTDVFVRFQPESIACACIYLAARTLEIPLPNRPHWFLLFGTTEEEIQEICLKILQLYTRKKVDLSDLESKIEKKKLAIEEAKAQAKGLVPEGAPSLDNTSGFSPIPKNESPKEVKGNKPSPLPVQAMKNAKRKTEGAKRTSSNSPVNGVQKGRESRSRSGSRDQSYSRSPSRSASPKHRKSESYSTSSGSKSHSRSRSRSDSPPRQFNHGSSYKASKVRSYKKSKDYKYSTHKPRKSRSRSSSRSRSRSRERSDHSGKYKKKSHYYRNHRHERSRSYERAGHRYDREHPGHSRHRR, from the exons ATGAACGACAGCCTGAGGACAGATGTCTTTGTGAGGTTCCAGCCAGAAAGCATTGCCTGTGCATGTATTTACCTCGCAGCGAGGACGCTGGAG ATTCCACTTCCTAATCGTCCACACTGGTTTTTACTCTTTGGAACAACAGAGGAAGAGATTCAAGAAATCTGCTTAAAAATTTTGCAACTCTACACTCGGAAaaag GTTGATTTATCTGATCTGGaaagtaaaatagaaaagaagaaactcgCTATCGAAGAGGCAAAAGCGCAAGCTAAAGGTCTGGTACCTGAGGGAGCCCCAAGTTTGGATAACACATCAGGATTTTCCCCTATCCCAAAAAATG AGTCTCCAAAAGAGGTTAAAGGAAATAAACCTTCACCGCTACCTGTTCAGGCGATGAAgaatgcaaaaaggaaaacagaaggagCAAAAAGAACGAGTTCAAATAGCCCAGTAAACGG AGttcagaaaggaagagaaagcagaagtcGAAGTGGAAGCAGAGATCAGAGTTACTCAAGATCTCCATCCAGATCCGCATCCCCCAAGCACAG GAAGAGTGAAAGTTACTCCACATCAAGCGGCTCCAAATCCCACAGCCGCTCCAGGAGCCGCAGCGACTCTCCTCCAAGACAGTTTAACCACGGTTCCAGCTACAAAGCTTCCAAGGTGAGAAGTTACAAGAAATCGAAAGACTACAAATACTCGACACACAAGCCGCGGAAATCCCGCAGCAGGAGCTCCTCACGTTCCAGGAGCCGATCCCGGGAGCGCTCCGACCACTCGGGGAAGTACAAGAAGAAGAGTCACTACTACAGAAATCACCGGCACGAGCGATCGCGGTCCTACGAGCGAGCGGGTCATCGCTACGACCGAGAGCACCCTGGCCACAGCAGGCACAGGCGATGA
- the MRPL20 gene encoding large ribosomal subunit protein bL20m: MVVLSAARWLRSRLTDRFWRVQEVLKYARHFRGRKNRCYKLAVCSVRRAFVKSTKARRKKKRFLRALWITRIEAASLEHGLKYPAFISNLAKAQVELNRKVIADLAIYEPKTFKSLAALAQRRRQEGFLAALGDGKEPEGIFSRIVHHY, encoded by the exons ATGGTGGTGCTGAGCGCGGCGCGGTGGCTCCGCAGCCGCCTGACCGATCGGTTCTGGCGGGTGCAGGAGGTGCTCAAGTATGCGCGG cattttcgTGGCAGGAAGAACCGCTGCTATAAGCTGGCGGTGTGCAGCGTGCGCAGAGCGTTCGTCAAGTCCACCAAGgccaggaggaagaagaagaggttcCTCAGAGCG CTCTGGATCACCAGGATTGAAGCAGCTTCTCTTGAACATGGTTTGAAGTACCCAGCATTCATAAGCAACCTGGCCAAG GCGCAGGTGGAGCTGAACAGGAAGGTCATCGCTGACCTGGCCATTTACGAACCAAAGACGTTCAAGTCTCTGGCCGCCCTGGCGCAGCGGAGGAGACAGGAAGGATTCCTGGCAGCCCTGGGCGACGGGAAGGAACCCGAGGGAATATTTTCACGTATTGTTCACCACTATTGA